From the Triticum urartu cultivar G1812 chromosome 4, Tu2.1, whole genome shotgun sequence genome, the window TGTAATAATCATTTGTGATGGAGAAGCACCAGCGCTGTGAGTAGAGGTATAGAAAAGCATAGTGACAGATATTGTGTTCTGCGAGTAGATCCTTCTCTGATAAATAGCTTTAGGAATCCCAAGATACTCCAACATAATATCAAGAATCATTCTTGCAGAAATTGTCAAAGTGGTATGGTCAACCTGGATGTTTGTAAATGGTTCAGACACGAAAAAAATATGTAACTGATAAATGAGCAGCAAAGGAATGTCTAAGCATAGGAGAATATATCAATTTTAAATGAGTTGCGAGATATAAAGCATATTGATAAGTTTGGGCTAACCTTTGTAGGAGGAGACAATTTTTTGTTGGTGGATGAAGCAGAGCCAGATGAACCTTGCTTGACAAGTTCGTCCAAGACCATCACAGCCAAAGTCGTCAGTTTTACACACAAGCACTCTAGGAGCTACAGGGATAAAATATGGTACCAAGTAAGAACGAGCAATAACATGCAATAAGATTGATTTGAGGTGGCAATGTGTGGTCAATATAGTCAAGAAATAGTGAATAGAAGGTATGGGTGAAAAATAAATATTTAATCACTAATTTTtgttttaaacattttaaaatCCAAACTTTTTAAGTTTCTGTAAATAATAGAGATGTAAAGTACATAGCAGATGGCATTGCATACAAAGGCAGCATACAAATTTATGACTCATATATTGATACACCGGATGCTTTGTTGGGCAGTGTTCAAGAGAAGTACACTTTGCAGGGCAATTTCTGAAGAAAGGAAAGAAAATTCAAGGCGTCACACAAAGGAGACATAACAACAAACACGTGATGAGCGTGAACGAAGCGATACAGCCAGGAACTGAAAATGAACACACGAACATGCATCAATAGAGATGAATAGAGCATGAAACGTACCTTGGCGGTGATGAAAGGCGCAGCGAAGAGGGAGGACCAGGAAGAGCAATCGATGAACAGCAAGAGATCTGGCAGTCACTTAACACAAACCTGGTAAAAGAACACCATAGAGGAGCAGTAAGAAGAGAGCAACACCTATCAAAAAGAGAACAACAGGCTGGCTTAAGGGAGGAGCGATTCTACCTCCATGGTTCTTTACGAGCTCCATTTTACTAATCAGGAACAATCAGAATAAAAGACAGAGTACCATCCGACGATCAATCATTGAGTAACCATCAGTGCATAGCGGAGTTGGGTAAGTATTGAAACCCTTAGATAAGCAAAGATTCAGTACATGAATTTGGTTACATAGGAGAAAAATTAATCAACACGAGGGCTTGTGAGAGCAAGTGAGCAAGAACATACCACTGTGAGCTCTTCTGCATCACTGCCTCTCTAGCATTTCTGACTTCCCCCGCAACAGAAGAGGTGAACATCACGGACCATAAAACACGTCAGTTTCATTAATCCTCTCCTGCATAATGTGTTTCTTGTTGTGACAATAAATAAGTAGAAGTTGTGCCTCCATCCTCCTCATAGCCATTGTCCTGAGCTCACTCCAAAACAAAATATAGAAGGCTAAAACATTAGTAAGAGCATGAGATACATACAAATACGGTAGGAAGAAAATGGGGTAGTATTGATAAATAATACATGCAGCCAACATCTCATAATCCTAACAGAGTGCAGTGTTACCAATTTTCTGCAGTTATTAACTCTGTTCAATATATTTGCACAGATAAAGTGTTGAAGAAAACAAATTAAAGAACTCTGGCGCTGGGTAATGTCTAAAAAATAAAGAGCTCTTTTACAGTACCCCTAAATGATTATAAGCCCTCCATTTCTGTTAATCCGATGGATGATCTTAATCGGTACTTCAACAAGTGTACAAGAGAGTACCAACTGAAAAAGCTAGGGAGTACCCCGATCTTAGGGGTAAAAATGTAATCTAGATGCAATTAATTTATCGTGTCAGTACGGCTGCTACATAATAACGTTTCAACTTGACGTGATTAATTATTTTTAGAACCCTAATTCTTCACTGGGATAGACGCCGGCGACGGCCATGCCATCCCCGCATCAGAGTCTCAGGGAGAGACGGCCATGAAGGCATGGCTGCTCAAGTACTTGTCAAGTGGCGTCAGCTGGGTATGGTCACCAACCAGGGCAATGCTGAAGCGACAGGACCAGGGCGAGGCGGGATCACTAGGTCGGCTGGAGCTCCATCATGCTTGCGTTGACCAAGTGGTGGACGTTCATGTGTGGGGTTGATCTGGCCAAGGGATAGCATTGGCAGCCGCGTGCGTAACAGCTCATGAGATGATGGCGGCACGCCTATAGGCCGATAAGCACCCGATTTTTTTAGGGTACTCGCTTTTTTTAACATGGATAAACAGACGTGTTACCAAAAAATTTATAGCAGATCTGATGTGAAAGATATCGCTTAAGAATATGAGAAAAATGACTAAACTATCCTTTCAGGTGGATGGCCAGATTTTAGTGGCACTCCATCCCTTCTTAAGGGAGTACCAGGGTACCGTAAAAGAGCTCAAAATAAATACGACTACAAAACTCCTCTTGGCATCCAGGCAGTACAGAACTTCAAAACGTGAACTGAATATAACCAGATAATGAGACATAAACTCAAGGAGTTTTTTTATATAGTTGGGGAAGCTATTGAAGACCTCCACGGTCAGTAATTACGATCATGGAAGCGAAGCCTTAAATGCCCTTTTTGCTAATTGTTTAATATGTGTCTGCCCATGGTGTGGATCAATACAGTACTCCAGTAAGGTAAAGCAAGACGAAATAAACAAATTATGTTCTTTTTGTTGCTTACATTTATATTTGCCAGACCATGTAGCAAGTGCACAAgaataatttctacaaacttaGGAGATAAGATCCGGGTAGCATGAATGTCCACCTCGATTGATTGAAAATTACAGGAGCTTAAATCAATCCGGGGATGTGACATACATCACCAAATGGAGTCAATCACGCATGGGGAAGGATGTGGCATGGAGTAAGCATAGATGGGAACAGAGAGGGAGAGATGGAAGGGTTGAGCGAAGCTTACCTTGGCTTGTTGGCAGAAGATGTGCTCCCCGCCGGTCGATGCAAGCACCGCTCCCCAAGCCATGCCCATGATATTGACCGCCGCTCCCGCCACATGTAGAGGCCGCTGTACTCACCGGCGCTCACCACTGTCCTTCATCGCTCGAGCCACCGCTAATAGAAACTCGTATCATTTGTGATAAATTAAACTCAATTGCATCCAGCGTGATAACCAAAAGAACAAGTGTGAATTATCAATTTTGGTGAACTTAATCACCACCTTAAAATTGCTTTCTCACCTGAatcaaaagaaaagaaaactgaACACATACAAATAAGCCGAACACATACAAATCAGCCGGGGACAAACCGGCAAAATAAATATTAATTGTGAAATGGCTGACCTGATCTGGGAGCCAGAGCAATCATCATCGTCTAGCAGAGTGATCTAACTCTTTGGAAGCGAAAAGCAACGGGTCTGCCGTGTACAAGCTCTTCCtgtagtccaatatgtgttagaAACTGTTCTCCCTGTACACCGTAGTATGTTTGCTGCTCTAGGGCTGTGTTGAGCTGCTGGTTGGTTGAGAATGATCAGTCGGTCATACACTCAGTACCTGAATGTCAATGCAATGTATTAGCATCCGATCACAGGCAGGTGTAGTATGATAAAAGATTGGATTATATCTTCAAAACCATGCCTGTGCAGCCTCATTATATCTCTGACGTACAGAAATATGTAGCAGTTCGCAAGAATTTCTCGGGAAATGATGGA encodes:
- the LOC125553691 gene encoding uncharacterized protein LOC125553691, with the translated sequence MVLDELVKQGSSGSASSTNKKLSPPTKVDHTTLTISARMILDIMLEYLGIPKAIYQRRIYSQNTISVTMLFYTSTHSAGASPSQMIITGVRSANEEIAEDSAAVEALDTWNALQVLL